The Chryseobacterium sp. G0186 genome includes the window GCCAATGTAAGCAATATGTAAATCAGTTTGTGCTTCATCACCAATCTTTTTCGTTGCTTTCAGGCATCGAATAAGAATTTTTATTTAAAATTCTTCTGGCGGTTTCTTTTTCTTTTTCGTTTATTTTATCTAGGAGTGCATTTTCAAGGTTCTTAGGCATCTTACCCTCATTATTTGGATTCTGCTGAGGATCATTCCCCTGATCACTCTTCCCTTCGTTTTGCTGACCGTTTCCTTGATCCTGTTTTTTATCTTTATCTCCTTTTTGATCTTCGCCTTTGTTCTGGTCACTACCACCGCCACCTTTTCCAGAATTGTTCTGCTGGCTTTTCTGTTGTTCCTTTTCTTTTTCCTTTAGTTTAGCAATTTCATAGTTCTTTCTGGTTGCCTCACTGTACGGATTCTGCTTCAGAGCCTTTTTATAATAATCTGCCGCCTTTTCCGGCTGCTTCATCTGCATATAGGTATTTCCCAAATTATGAAGGGCAGCTGCTTTATCGGGAAGTGTCTGTGAAAGCTGCTCTGCTTTTTCAAACTCCGATTTTGCTTCTTCGTA containing:
- a CDS encoding tetratricopeptide repeat protein, encoding MNTKIIFLSLIVAFSFSSLLFGQENYRTLVHEGNQKFDGKDYDGASSKYMEAVKSNDKDFTAHYNMGNALYKSKKYEEAKSEFEKAEQLSQTLPDKAAALHNLGNTYMQMKQPEKAADYYKKALKQNPYSEATRKNYEIAKLKEKEKEQQKSQQNNSGKGGGGSDQNKGEDQKGDKDKKQDQGNGQQNEGKSDQGNDPQQNPNNEGKMPKNLENALLDKINEKEKETARRILNKNSYSMPESNEKDW